Proteins encoded by one window of Akkermansia muciniphila ATCC BAA-835:
- a CDS encoding endonuclease/exonuclease/phosphatase family protein, whose product MHRLRRRKHLAEPLPTLSGVNHLGIALGGVSLCLWVIVVTIFWTGSDTMAFATSLPIWACCLIFSFPALIAWLVFGSRIGLLGIIVWVAYGIVITDFLPPIARTGMEYYKMPPSPDARQIRVLTLYEGCEAPPPIEQISKLRADVIFVQGCSNYNRTLKFAYSIFGRTSYIKQIGSCAIIVRHGQIGPAQSITDTAGLIVDWIPENSSLAIRLINISLEPFEHRFDLYSPACWKYFHTLRFIHRKQLQYLFDTLREVGTQHGELPIIMAGNFSAAPQSPIFSKLSSDFQDCFKLKGAGYGATQPVNFPLLRLDRVFCTPPLKPERASTVLIPDTIRRSIVADIAIP is encoded by the coding sequence GTGCATCGGCTCAGAAGACGCAAACATCTGGCAGAACCTCTGCCAACGCTATCCGGAGTCAACCACTTGGGAATAGCGCTGGGTGGCGTCTCTCTGTGCCTGTGGGTCATCGTCGTCACTATTTTCTGGACCGGTTCAGACACGATGGCTTTTGCAACGTCACTGCCCATATGGGCTTGCTGTCTCATTTTCTCCTTTCCGGCGCTCATTGCATGGCTGGTCTTCGGTTCCCGGATCGGTCTGCTTGGCATTATCGTCTGGGTTGCGTACGGCATCGTCATTACAGACTTTCTCCCGCCCATTGCCAGAACTGGAATGGAATACTACAAAATGCCGCCATCTCCGGATGCCAGGCAAATAAGGGTTCTTACCTTGTACGAGGGCTGCGAGGCCCCCCCTCCCATTGAACAAATATCCAAACTCCGTGCAGATGTCATTTTCGTCCAAGGCTGCAGCAACTATAACCGAACACTCAAATTTGCCTACAGTATTTTCGGTAGAACCTCTTATATCAAGCAAATAGGAAGTTGCGCGATCATTGTAAGGCACGGTCAGATTGGTCCAGCCCAGAGCATCACGGACACAGCCGGTTTGATTGTAGACTGGATACCGGAAAATTCCTCCTTGGCGATTCGGCTCATCAACATCAGTCTGGAACCTTTTGAACATCGCTTCGACCTGTACTCCCCCGCCTGCTGGAAATATTTCCATACACTCCGCTTCATCCACCGTAAACAACTTCAATACCTGTTTGATACCCTGAGGGAAGTAGGAACCCAGCATGGAGAACTTCCCATTATCATGGCCGGGAACTTCAGCGCCGCCCCTCAATCCCCCATTTTCTCCAAACTCAGTTCCGACTTTCAGGATTGCTTCAAACTGAAAGGTGCCGGTTACGGAGCTACGCAACCTGTCAATTTCCCTCTATTACGCCTAGACCGAGTTTTTTGCACGCCGCCGCTCAAACCTGAAAGAGCCAGTACTGTGCTGATACCGGATACTATCCGCCGTTCTATCGTAGCAGACATTGCAATTCCCTGA
- a CDS encoding YbaB/EbfC family nucleoid-associated protein: protein MMKQVQQMQAGLAAAQEKLASQTVTTEGAGGKLKVTATCDGNLTELVIDPSIIDPSDSEFLQELLLQTINAAIAKGKETAAAEMKKLTGGLDLPPGMGF, encoded by the coding sequence ATGATGAAACAGGTCCAGCAAATGCAGGCAGGGCTTGCGGCCGCTCAAGAAAAACTCGCCTCCCAAACCGTTACAACGGAAGGAGCTGGAGGAAAATTGAAAGTTACCGCCACCTGTGACGGCAACCTCACGGAACTGGTCATTGATCCTTCCATCATTGACCCGTCCGATTCAGAATTTCTCCAGGAGCTTCTCCTTCAAACCATCAATGCAGCTATTGCCAAGGGTAAGGAAACAGCCGCGGCGGAAATGAAAAAGCTGACAGGAGGCCTGGATCTCCCTCCAGGCATGGGCTTCTAA
- the dnaX gene encoding DNA polymerase III subunit gamma/tau, which produces MTFDDVLGQDHVVRTLKNAIEHNRLAHAYLFVGPRGTGKTSTARIFAKALNCSGGPKVDFDPHEDICEEIAEGRSLDVLEIDGASNRGIDHIRDLRDNVRFAPSRGNFRIVYIDEVHMLTKESFNALLKTLEEPPPHVKFIFATTEPHKILPTILSRCQRFDLRPIPSEIIAEHLLHIASAEGVSLSREAAFAVAKVADGGMRDAQSMLDQLVSFCGDHIEEQQVLHIFGITSRETVAHALALILNKELPSLLHLLHEQAEAGRDMSQFLSEIISAVREILVSKVDPEASFDSLPESSKEELAELVKRTHTDKILRLVEVLAETEDKMRWSTNKRLHLEMGLIKAVHTLAEASISDIIMALEGAPLATAAPASSSDLASQQEPSTFISSATAPTPAPRQNIQSPVAATNPTPATEEHLMDPIPDFSLSSPASSPAVQKIQSTDAQASPHPTQEAEPQQETLTPAAPPTSLAVAEEEFPYSATKLRTKTVPASEEITRHPDSDASDVSKFPTDSPEPTFMDPEENLPLERRTNSFFDNLFDTPSTSSQTQAPVEKEEPAVLSQQSGRTITEEDWKTVLEQMSAKFPLQADFLANSVFSGYDGVAVAISFHPSDRQGMDSLGTGPLRTALEAALSQYIGTSVTISIRQDFSIPEPVQEELAPLPAPPPSASTIPAPKPHTPQKKTAEPVQEASKEENEDNSYYTDPLIDAAMEIFRARIISQ; this is translated from the coding sequence CTGACATTCGATGACGTCCTTGGACAGGATCATGTTGTCCGGACGTTGAAAAACGCCATTGAGCACAACCGTCTCGCCCATGCCTATCTCTTTGTAGGTCCCCGTGGAACGGGAAAGACATCAACCGCAAGAATTTTTGCGAAAGCTCTAAACTGCAGCGGTGGGCCCAAAGTGGATTTTGACCCGCATGAAGATATATGTGAAGAAATTGCAGAAGGGCGGAGCCTGGATGTTCTTGAAATAGACGGAGCATCCAACCGCGGCATTGATCACATCCGGGATCTCAGGGACAACGTACGGTTCGCTCCGAGCAGAGGAAATTTCCGTATCGTCTATATAGATGAAGTGCACATGCTCACTAAGGAATCCTTCAACGCCCTGCTCAAAACGCTGGAAGAACCGCCACCTCATGTCAAATTTATTTTCGCAACCACGGAACCCCATAAAATACTGCCAACCATTCTATCGCGATGCCAGCGCTTCGACCTGCGCCCCATCCCTTCTGAAATCATTGCAGAACACCTGCTCCATATCGCTTCTGCAGAGGGAGTAAGTTTGAGCAGGGAAGCAGCCTTTGCTGTCGCCAAAGTGGCGGATGGAGGTATGCGGGATGCACAATCCATGCTGGACCAGCTTGTTTCCTTCTGTGGAGATCATATTGAAGAACAGCAGGTACTCCACATTTTCGGCATTACTTCCCGGGAGACCGTGGCCCATGCTCTGGCGCTTATTTTGAACAAGGAACTTCCCTCTCTCCTGCATCTTCTGCATGAACAGGCGGAAGCAGGAAGAGACATGAGCCAGTTCCTTTCCGAAATTATCTCCGCCGTGCGTGAAATCCTGGTCTCTAAAGTAGATCCAGAAGCCAGCTTTGATTCTCTCCCGGAATCCTCCAAGGAGGAACTCGCCGAATTGGTCAAACGCACCCATACGGACAAAATCCTGCGTTTGGTGGAAGTTCTGGCGGAAACGGAAGATAAAATGCGCTGGTCCACCAATAAAAGGCTTCATCTGGAAATGGGCCTGATTAAAGCCGTTCATACTCTGGCTGAGGCCAGCATCAGCGATATTATCATGGCGTTGGAAGGTGCTCCGCTAGCCACCGCGGCACCGGCCTCTTCTTCAGATCTTGCTTCACAGCAGGAACCAAGTACATTTATTTCCTCCGCCACGGCACCCACTCCGGCCCCCCGGCAAAACATCCAGTCTCCTGTTGCTGCAACAAACCCAACCCCAGCTACGGAAGAACATTTGATGGATCCGATTCCAGATTTTTCTTTGTCTTCCCCTGCTTCATCTCCCGCAGTACAGAAAATTCAGAGCACTGACGCTCAAGCTTCTCCCCATCCTACGCAGGAAGCCGAACCACAACAGGAAACTCTTACACCCGCTGCCCCCCCCACCTCTCTTGCCGTTGCAGAGGAAGAATTTCCCTACTCCGCCACTAAATTGCGGACAAAAACCGTACCTGCCTCCGAAGAAATCACCCGGCATCCAGACTCCGATGCCTCCGATGTGTCGAAATTTCCTACGGATTCTCCAGAGCCTACTTTTATGGATCCAGAGGAAAATCTTCCTCTGGAAAGACGAACTAACAGTTTCTTTGACAATCTATTCGATACTCCAAGCACATCATCCCAAACCCAGGCACCCGTAGAAAAAGAGGAACCGGCAGTTCTGTCCCAACAATCAGGAAGAACAATCACGGAAGAAGACTGGAAAACGGTGTTGGAACAAATGTCCGCCAAATTCCCTCTTCAAGCGGACTTTCTAGCCAACAGCGTTTTTTCCGGTTATGATGGTGTAGCAGTCGCCATTTCTTTTCATCCTTCTGACCGTCAGGGGATGGACAGTCTTGGAACCGGCCCTCTGCGAACAGCTTTGGAAGCTGCTCTTTCCCAATATATTGGAACCTCTGTTACTATTTCTATCCGTCAGGATTTCTCCATTCCCGAACCCGTGCAGGAAGAACTGGCTCCTCTGCCTGCACCACCTCCTTCCGCATCCACCATTCCTGCACCTAAACCTCATACCCCGCAGAAAAAAACCGCAGAGCCTGTCCAGGAAGCTTCCAAAGAGGAAAATGAAGATAACTCTTACTACACGGATCCGCTGATTGATGCTGCTATGGAGATTTTCCGGGCTCGTATCATTTCCCAATAG
- the radC gene encoding RadC family protein: protein MTYRKLQELPSQSLPREKLLRQGRHSLSNAELLAIFLRMGIKGKNVLDMSSDLIQSAGSLDALAHMEAAEIANICKGIGMAKAATLSAAFELGARALRETLSRQPIQTPEDVYDYLTTAMRWKEKETVLVLLLDTKCRLIKPVEISSGTLNESIAHPRDILRPTVIHNAYGFILAHNHPSGNPAPSRTDDLLTERVRECSKLLGVRFLDHVIIGKPTETTNKNYYSYNHPGGDRLKDPGQERTLYH, encoded by the coding sequence ATGACCTACCGCAAACTTCAGGAACTGCCCTCTCAGTCTCTGCCCAGAGAAAAATTGCTCCGCCAAGGAAGGCACAGCCTCAGCAACGCGGAACTGCTTGCTATCTTTCTCCGAATGGGGATCAAGGGGAAAAATGTGTTGGACATGTCCTCGGATCTGATTCAGTCTGCTGGCTCTCTAGATGCCCTAGCTCATATGGAAGCTGCTGAAATAGCGAACATTTGCAAGGGAATAGGCATGGCTAAAGCCGCTACGCTGAGCGCTGCCTTTGAACTGGGAGCGAGGGCTCTCCGTGAAACTCTGTCACGTCAACCCATTCAAACACCGGAAGATGTCTATGATTATCTGACTACAGCCATGCGCTGGAAGGAAAAGGAGACGGTGCTCGTTCTGCTGCTGGATACCAAGTGCCGCCTCATCAAACCCGTGGAAATATCCAGCGGGACCTTGAACGAATCCATTGCTCATCCACGTGACATATTACGCCCCACTGTCATTCATAACGCCTATGGCTTCATCCTTGCCCACAATCATCCCAGTGGAAATCCAGCCCCCAGCCGTACGGACGACCTCCTGACCGAACGCGTGCGGGAATGCTCCAAATTATTAGGCGTTCGTTTTCTGGATCATGTAATCATTGGTAAACCGACCGAAACAACCAACAAAAATTATTATAGTTACAACCATCCTGGCGGAGACCGCCTTAAAGACCCCGGTCAAGAACGCACCCTCTATCACTGA
- a CDS encoding bifunctional ADP-dependent NAD(P)H-hydrate dehydratase/NAD(P)H-hydrate epimerase produces the protein MKVCSTENMQIAERELIVSGTPARTLMKLASSGIAESLMQFFPDPGLCVAYVGKGNNGGDALTVLNILKQHGWEIGFRTAYPRNEWSELSVRQLAEISPPPQEYQAPPLPRTGKPMILLDGLLGIGAKGMLRREISALCAEMNYIRNRCGAIRTVAIDIPTGVDPDTGMPQQNAVEADFTMCIGAVKQGLLDDDATLFAGRLVCIDLPGLHVQALPATELITSSRLTKFLSARPYTDYKNKRGHIGVIAGSEGMLGAARLCCEAALRAGAGLVTLHVHKNVYPLIAPSMPPEIMVRPVDSYADISIRTFSAFLIGPGIGSVSEEDAEAIRLILETGTPTVLDADGLNLAAAMQWNLGEHVLATPHHGEIRRLLPDADNYAIRADIADCFLAEHEAALVYKGARTIVTQRGKPLFYNITGDPGMATAGQGDVLAGICGGFISQGESLLVSAVLGVYLCGRASEMAISAGEATQQTLTAGDTLRHLPSAILSTARLCY, from the coding sequence ATGAAAGTTTGCTCCACGGAAAATATGCAGATCGCGGAACGCGAGCTCATCGTTAGCGGAACACCAGCCAGAACCCTGATGAAACTGGCCTCTTCCGGTATTGCGGAATCTCTCATGCAGTTCTTCCCCGACCCGGGATTGTGCGTAGCCTATGTGGGCAAAGGGAATAACGGGGGAGATGCTCTCACCGTCCTTAACATACTGAAACAACATGGCTGGGAAATAGGCTTCCGAACCGCTTACCCGCGCAACGAATGGAGCGAACTTTCCGTGCGGCAGTTGGCGGAAATATCTCCTCCCCCTCAGGAATACCAGGCCCCTCCCCTTCCCCGTACGGGAAAACCTATGATCCTGCTGGACGGCCTGCTAGGAATAGGGGCAAAGGGAATGCTCCGCAGGGAAATCTCCGCTCTCTGTGCGGAAATGAACTATATAAGAAACCGTTGCGGGGCTATACGTACCGTGGCTATTGATATCCCCACCGGAGTGGATCCAGATACGGGAATGCCTCAGCAAAATGCAGTGGAAGCAGATTTCACCATGTGCATAGGAGCCGTTAAGCAGGGCCTGCTGGACGATGACGCCACCCTGTTTGCCGGACGCTTAGTCTGCATTGACCTTCCCGGTCTTCACGTACAGGCGCTCCCCGCCACGGAACTTATTACCTCCTCACGGCTTACCAAATTCCTCTCTGCAAGACCCTATACGGATTATAAGAACAAACGCGGGCACATTGGCGTCATAGCTGGCTCTGAAGGAATGCTGGGTGCGGCCCGGCTCTGCTGTGAAGCAGCTCTCCGGGCAGGAGCCGGTCTGGTTACACTGCACGTTCACAAAAACGTCTATCCCTTAATCGCTCCATCCATGCCTCCGGAAATCATGGTCAGACCCGTGGACAGTTACGCAGATATCTCCATTCGCACATTCAGTGCTTTCCTCATTGGCCCAGGTATCGGTTCCGTATCGGAGGAAGATGCGGAAGCCATCCGCCTCATTCTGGAAACAGGTACCCCCACTGTTCTGGATGCGGACGGGCTGAATCTGGCCGCGGCCATGCAGTGGAACTTGGGAGAACACGTTCTGGCTACTCCCCACCATGGAGAAATTCGCAGACTTCTGCCAGATGCAGACAACTATGCCATCCGGGCAGACATTGCCGACTGCTTTCTGGCAGAACATGAAGCCGCCCTGGTTTACAAGGGAGCACGCACCATCGTCACCCAACGGGGAAAACCTCTTTTTTATAACATCACTGGGGATCCCGGCATGGCAACTGCCGGTCAGGGAGACGTGCTGGCAGGTATTTGCGGAGGCTTTATAAGCCAGGGGGAATCCCTGCTGGTTTCCGCCGTTCTGGGCGTCTACCTGTGTGGCCGAGCTTCCGAAATGGCAATCTCCGCCGGAGAAGCCACCCAGCAAACATTGACGGCAGGGGATACGCTGCGACATCTGCCTTCCGCCATTCTTTCTACCGCACGCCTCTGTTATTGA
- the infA gene encoding translation initiation factor IF-1, with amino-acid sequence MEVEGTICAVLAGTMFKVRLPNGHEVLAHISGKMRKRFIKIVVGDKVRMEMSPYDMTKARITFRIG; translated from the coding sequence ATTGAAGTGGAAGGCACCATCTGCGCCGTACTGGCAGGAACCATGTTCAAGGTGCGCCTTCCCAACGGGCACGAAGTGCTGGCCCATATTTCCGGCAAAATGCGCAAACGCTTTATCAAAATCGTGGTAGGGGACAAAGTGCGTATGGAAATGTCTCCTTATGACATGACCAAAGCGCGCATCACGTTCCGCATCGGTTAG
- the rplM gene encoding 50S ribosomal protein L13, producing the protein MKTFSAKPQEVERKWYVIDAADKVLGRVAVEAANILRGKNKTIFTPHVDCGDFVIIVNADKVVLTGNKENAKIYTRFSGYVGGKQVDTPRKIRARRPELLLELAVKGMVPHTRLGRQQMTKLKVYAGASHPHEAQQPTAITL; encoded by the coding sequence ATGAAGACCTTCTCAGCCAAACCGCAAGAAGTAGAGCGCAAATGGTATGTTATAGACGCTGCCGACAAGGTGCTCGGCCGTGTTGCCGTTGAAGCGGCTAACATTTTGCGTGGCAAGAACAAGACAATTTTCACCCCCCACGTTGATTGTGGCGATTTTGTCATTATCGTGAACGCGGACAAGGTGGTGTTGACCGGTAACAAGGAAAATGCCAAAATTTATACCCGTTTCTCTGGTTACGTTGGCGGTAAGCAGGTGGACACCCCCCGTAAGATTCGTGCTCGCCGCCCTGAACTTCTTCTGGAACTGGCTGTTAAAGGCATGGTTCCTCACACCCGCCTGGGCCGTCAGCAAATGACCAAGCTGAAGGTTTATGCCGGTGCCAGCCATCCGCATGAAGCCCAGCAGCCCACTGCCATTACTCTCTAA
- the rpsI gene encoding 30S ribosomal protein S9, protein MSQTTPYNATGRRKTAIAHAWLTEGSGRITINRRGFEEYLPTVQLQNAVLQPFQVTNTMNKFDVNVVTKGGGIHGQVGAIRMAIARALVQVDEASRSQLREFGLLTRDSRMKERKKPGRPGARKRYQFSKR, encoded by the coding sequence ATGAGTCAGACAACCCCATACAACGCCACCGGCCGTCGTAAGACCGCCATTGCACACGCTTGGCTTACTGAAGGTTCCGGCCGCATCACGATCAACCGCCGCGGTTTTGAGGAATATCTTCCTACCGTTCAGTTGCAGAATGCTGTTCTTCAGCCCTTTCAGGTTACCAATACCATGAACAAGTTTGATGTGAACGTCGTTACCAAGGGCGGCGGTATTCACGGACAGGTGGGAGCCATTCGCATGGCGATCGCCCGTGCTCTCGTTCAGGTTGATGAAGCTTCCCGTTCCCAGCTTCGTGAATTCGGTCTTCTGACCCGTGATTCCCGCATGAAGGAACGTAAAAAGCCCGGTCGTCCTGGAGCCCGCAAGCGTTATCAGTTCTCCAAGCGTTAA
- a CDS encoding 23S rRNA (pseudouridine(1915)-N(3))-methyltransferase RlmH produces MQFLILAAGKPSLGYAKEGVELYLNRLRPFGKTELKLVRDGSSQDVSKRLLAASEGCLRIAMDERGELWTTRKLVDLAKDWQMHSVRRIAFLIGASDGHTEELRSRCNHILSLSKFTLQHELALVVLLEQLYRCHTILAGTPYHR; encoded by the coding sequence ATGCAATTCCTGATTCTGGCCGCCGGAAAGCCTTCCCTAGGCTACGCCAAGGAAGGCGTGGAACTCTATCTCAACCGCCTCAGGCCCTTCGGCAAGACGGAACTCAAGCTTGTCAGGGACGGAAGCTCCCAAGACGTTTCTAAACGTCTGCTGGCCGCCAGCGAGGGTTGCCTGCGCATCGCCATGGACGAACGCGGAGAACTTTGGACCACAAGAAAGCTAGTCGACCTGGCAAAGGACTGGCAAATGCATTCCGTACGCCGCATCGCGTTTCTCATCGGAGCCTCAGACGGTCATACGGAAGAACTGCGGTCCCGGTGCAACCATATCCTGTCCTTGAGCAAATTCACCCTTCAACATGAACTGGCGCTTGTTGTCCTGCTGGAACAGCTTTACCGCTGCCACACTATCCTGGCAGGAACACCATACCATCGGTAA
- a CDS encoding excinuclease ABC subunit UvrC, whose protein sequence is MADREKPTLKELWRETPHKPGVYIMKDARGNTIYVGKAKDLHRRLGNYFSPTGATLSNHKTRALINAIASFDYFETRNDQEAFLLESKLIKQYRPHYNIQMKDDKRYPLLKIPKGEKLPRFQLARVRKDDGARYFGPFVHSQALYATQEWLNRHFRLRTCKTKNPGIHDFRHCHADVIRNCSAPCIGRISINDYNRNFDQAVRLLEGTGRKSTLDELTGEMMEAADKLDFERAAYLRDIRDNLVKVLEPARRFRKRTPDLPGTVHPEEDMKELGVALGLESPPTIMECFDISNVSSNHIVASMVRFTNGRPDNKAYRRYRIRTVDGQNDFASMSEVIRRRYSRILAESDAVASRQADMTLYQWLKKLSAEGKAPIKVPDLVVVDGGKGQLSSALADLEAIGLGDMPIVGLAKQREEIFFPHQSQPLCLPHSTGALKLMQRIRDEAHRFANGYNELLYRKRMRESALDDAPGMSASKKRLLLEKFKSVTAIKKADPASIAAIRGISETWARTLLNYLNSSSNS, encoded by the coding sequence GTGGCAGACCGCGAGAAACCAACCCTGAAAGAACTCTGGAGGGAAACTCCGCACAAACCAGGCGTTTATATCATGAAAGACGCCCGGGGAAATACCATCTACGTGGGCAAAGCCAAGGACCTTCACCGCCGCCTGGGCAACTATTTTTCTCCCACGGGAGCCACACTCTCCAATCATAAGACAAGAGCGCTCATTAACGCTATTGCGTCATTTGATTATTTTGAAACCAGAAATGACCAGGAGGCTTTTCTGCTGGAAAGCAAACTGATTAAACAATATCGTCCGCATTACAATATCCAGATGAAGGACGACAAGCGCTACCCCCTGCTGAAAATTCCGAAGGGGGAAAAACTGCCTCGTTTCCAGCTGGCGCGAGTGCGCAAAGATGACGGAGCGCGCTACTTCGGCCCCTTTGTCCACTCCCAGGCTCTTTACGCCACGCAGGAATGGCTTAACCGGCATTTCCGGCTGCGAACCTGCAAGACAAAAAATCCGGGAATTCATGACTTCAGGCACTGCCATGCGGATGTGATTCGCAACTGCTCCGCTCCGTGCATTGGCCGCATTTCCATCAATGATTACAACCGGAACTTTGACCAGGCGGTGCGTCTGCTGGAAGGAACGGGAAGAAAAAGCACTCTGGACGAACTTACCGGGGAAATGATGGAAGCCGCCGATAAACTGGACTTTGAACGTGCGGCATACCTGCGGGACATCCGGGACAATCTGGTCAAGGTACTGGAACCCGCCCGGCGGTTCCGAAAAAGAACTCCCGATCTTCCCGGCACCGTTCATCCGGAAGAAGACATGAAGGAACTGGGGGTGGCCCTGGGATTAGAATCTCCCCCAACCATCATGGAATGCTTTGACATTTCCAATGTCTCTTCCAACCATATCGTAGCCTCCATGGTGCGCTTTACCAACGGCAGGCCGGATAACAAAGCCTACCGTCGGTACCGTATACGTACTGTGGACGGACAAAATGACTTCGCCTCCATGTCGGAAGTCATCCGGAGGCGTTACTCCCGCATTCTGGCGGAGAGCGACGCCGTAGCCTCACGGCAGGCGGACATGACCCTGTACCAGTGGCTTAAGAAACTCAGCGCGGAAGGAAAAGCCCCCATCAAAGTTCCAGATCTGGTAGTCGTGGACGGAGGTAAAGGACAGCTTTCCTCCGCTCTGGCCGATTTGGAAGCCATCGGCCTGGGAGACATGCCCATCGTAGGCCTGGCCAAGCAGAGGGAAGAAATATTTTTTCCCCACCAGTCCCAGCCCCTTTGCCTGCCTCACAGCACGGGAGCCCTCAAACTCATGCAGCGCATCCGCGACGAAGCCCACCGTTTCGCCAACGGCTATAACGAACTGCTCTACCGCAAACGCATGCGGGAAAGCGCCTTGGACGACGCCCCGGGCATGAGCGCCTCAAAAAAAAGACTGTTGCTGGAAAAATTCAAATCCGTAACTGCCATTAAAAAGGCGGACCCGGCTTCTATCGCCGCCATCCGCGGCATTTCGGAAACTTGGGCCCGCACCCTGCTGAACTACCTTAACTCATCTTCCAACTCCTGA
- a CDS encoding MotA/TolQ/ExbB proton channel family protein, protein MNPVPFTTLAAAMDFVVGDRNYPLSELFMKGGFIMWPLLLLSIAGVVVLVMCCFSTRASAVLPTKLVEQAESFIRKRDYTGLSILCKNGDSCYARVMLTVANFMLRNPSAQFEEVREIASAEGGRQAGFLSRQISWLSDIGAVAPMLGLLGTVVGMMKTFFEIANGDFSGGKQRIDMAGGVAEALITTAGGLMLGIPAILAYVYFRSRVHKRVGDLEAAVTHSVSVVATQLQKPRVGAAGAFHEEELPKVPVDPTSLRDVRGL, encoded by the coding sequence ATGAATCCTGTACCGTTTACCACGCTGGCTGCCGCCATGGATTTTGTAGTGGGAGATAGAAATTATCCCCTTTCCGAACTGTTCATGAAAGGCGGTTTCATCATGTGGCCGCTGCTTTTGTTATCCATCGCCGGAGTAGTGGTGCTGGTCATGTGCTGTTTTTCTACCCGAGCTTCCGCCGTCCTGCCTACCAAACTGGTGGAACAGGCGGAATCTTTCATTCGCAAACGGGATTACACGGGACTTTCCATCCTCTGCAAGAATGGAGATTCCTGCTACGCTCGCGTGATGTTGACTGTAGCCAACTTCATGTTGCGCAATCCCTCCGCCCAGTTTGAGGAGGTAAGGGAGATAGCCTCTGCGGAAGGAGGACGGCAGGCGGGGTTCCTAAGCCGCCAGATTTCCTGGCTGTCGGATATTGGCGCCGTAGCCCCCATGCTGGGTCTGTTGGGAACCGTGGTCGGGATGATGAAAACCTTTTTTGAGATTGCCAACGGTGATTTTTCCGGGGGCAAGCAGCGCATCGACATGGCGGGCGGCGTGGCGGAAGCCTTGATTACGACGGCGGGCGGCCTGATGCTTGGCATTCCCGCCATCCTGGCCTATGTATATTTCCGCAGCCGTGTACACAAACGGGTGGGAGACCTGGAGGCAGCCGTCACGCACAGTGTTTCCGTAGTTGCCACCCAGCTTCAGAAGCCACGAGTCGGTGCAGCTGGGGCTTTTCATGAAGAGGAACTTCCCAAAGTCCCCGTAGATCCCACTTCCCTGCGCGATGTGCGTGGGCTCTAG
- a CDS encoding ExbD/TolR family protein, with protein sequence MKFHYKMPSPIGFQLAPMLDIVFLLLVFFIVTQTFEDDEPDLSINLPSAETPKPGENVSNEIIVNIRKDGTVVINRQQYTMPQLEDKLFSVARLDKTMLVRIRVDEKAESGVVVHVMDACLKAGLNNVSFSTRPPVPSSINVSNSQAS encoded by the coding sequence ATGAAATTTCATTATAAAATGCCCAGTCCCATCGGGTTTCAATTGGCCCCCATGCTGGACATCGTATTTCTGCTGCTGGTGTTTTTCATCGTAACCCAGACATTTGAGGATGATGAACCGGATCTTTCCATCAATCTTCCTTCAGCAGAGACTCCCAAGCCCGGTGAAAACGTGTCCAATGAAATTATCGTGAATATCCGTAAAGATGGTACCGTGGTAATCAACCGCCAGCAGTACACAATGCCGCAGCTGGAAGACAAACTTTTTTCCGTCGCCCGGTTGGACAAAACCATGCTCGTCCGTATCCGCGTGGATGAGAAGGCGGAATCCGGCGTGGTGGTGCATGTGATGGACGCATGTCTGAAGGCCGGGCTGAATAACGTTTCTTTTTCCACGCGTCCTCCGGTTCCATCTTCAATCAATGTTTCCAATTCCCAGGCTTCATGA